In Lysinibacillus sp. 2017, the DNA window CGACAAGTCAAAAGGCGGCAGATATCACAGCTGAACCTGTAAAAGTTGACTTCTCGTACGAGCAAACGGATGCTTGGTACAAATCTGAGGTTGCAGATGCAGCTTGGGTTTACAAAGAAGGCGATCAAATTATTGCGTTGTCACCAGTATGTAAGCACTTAGGGTGTACGGTAAACTGGAATAGTAATCCAGATTTCACGAGCCAATTCTTCTGTGCGTGTCACGGTGGACGTTATGAGAAAAACGGTGTAAACGTTAAGGGTACACCACCTGTAGGACCACTTGATATGTATGAAGTGACAGAAAAAGACGGATTCTTAATGCTTGGGAAAAAAATTGCAAACACACACAGTTAATAAGTTAGGGGGTACGACACAGTGCTAAACAAAATTTATGATTGGGTCGATGAACGTTTAGATATTACTCCTATTTGGCGTGATATTGCCGACCACGAAGTGCCAGAGCACGTTAACCCTGCCCATCACTTTTCAGCATTCGTATACTGTTTCGGGGGATTAACTTTCTTCATAACAGTAATTCAAATTTTATCTGGTATGTTCTTAACGATGTACTATGTACCAGACGTTGAAAATGCTTGGAAATCAGTTTATTACTTACAAAACGAAGTAGCGTTCGGTGAAATCGTTCGTGGTATGCACCACTGGGGGGCTTCATTGGTAATTGTAATGATGTTCTTACATACGCTTCGTGTATTCTTCACTGGTTCATATAAGAAACCTCGTGAATTAAACTGGTTAGTTGGTGTAGGTATTTTTGGAGTTATGTTAGGTTTAGGTTTCACAGGTTATTTACTACCTTGGGACATGAAGGCGTTATTTGCAACTAAAGTAGGTATCGAAATTGCCGCTTCAGTACCATATCTTGGTGACATCATTAAAGTTTTACTTGCTGGTGACTCTACAATTCTCGGCGCTCAAACTTTAACTCGTTTCTTTGCAATTCACGTATTCTTCTTACCTGCAGTATTATTTGCATTATTGGCAGTTCACTTTATTATGATTCGAAAACAAGGTATTTCAGGTCCTCTATGATCTGAATCAGACTTTATAAATTACTAAAGGAGGGGACACTATGCAACGCGGAAAAGGTATGAAGTTCGTTGGTGATTCGCGTATTAAGGCGAATAACCGTATGGCGAACGTGCCAAAAGATTATACCGAGTATCCTGGTAAAACAGAAGCTTTCTGGCCAGACTTCTTATTAAAAGAATGGATGGTAGGGGCTGTATTCTTAATTGGATATTTACTGTTAACTGTCGCTCATCCTTCACCACTTGAAGGTCCGGCAGATCCAACCAATGCATCTTATATTCCTTTACCGGACTGGTACTTCTTATCAATGTACCAATTATTAAAATATACGTATGCATCTGGTCCATATAATATCTTCGGATTAATTATTCCAGGTATCGCATTTATTACATTAGCATTAGCACCATTCTTAGATACTACGCCAGAGCGTCGTCCATCTAAACGTCCTTTACCGGTAGCATTTTTGTTACTAGGTATCGCTGCACTTATTTATACAACTTGGGAATCAGTTGAAGCAACTAACTGGGAAGCAGTTAAAGCACAAGGTGTTATTACAGATAAAGATTTAGGTTTATTACCTGATGTTGAAGTTGATGAAACTTCTGAAGGTTATGAAATCTATCAAGCTCAAGCATCTTGTATCGGGTGTCACGGTGGTGATTTAGCTGGTGTATCTGGTCCAATGTTATTAGGTAATGAATTAACAGCTGAAGAAGTATCTGAAGTTATCCATAATGGTCGTGGCGGTATGCCAGCTGGCGCATTCAGTGGTACAGAAGAAGAGCTTCAAGTTTTAGCTGAATTCATTGCTAACTTAAAAGAAGAAAAGTAAATTTTCTAGAAGAGGGTCAGATTTCTGGCTCTCTTTTTTTTAATATTTCGAATGTCTGGAATACTTGCGTAATGATGCGTTATGTATATAATTAAAGACGTGCGTAACGCTCTTTAGTTGCACAAAGTACATAAGAAAATGAATTTTATTGAATAAGATGAAATGAAGGTGAATACATGAAACCACTTGTTATGCAATTGCAATATATATTGAACCAACGCGCATTTTTAATAATTTTATTAGTGATCAATGTACTTGGTACAATTTATGGATATTATTGGTATCAAGGGCAACTTGAGATGACTGACCCGAAATATTATATTTTTGTTCCAGATTCTCCAACCGCAAGCTTATTTTTTTGCTTGGCTATCGTAGGTTGGTTACTCGGTAGAAACTTTAAATTGATGGAAGTCTTAGCACTTGTAACCCTTATTAAATACGGCTTATGGGCAGTTGTCATGAATCTATTAACGTTACTTGATACCGGGTATATTGGCTGGATGGGTTGGATGCTTGTGGCGTCACACTTTTTAATGGCTGTACAAGCCGTTCTTTATTTACCAAAATATCGATTTGAATTGTGGCATGTCATTGTCGCTGCTATTTGGACACTTCACAATGATGTGATTGATTATTTATTTGGTCAAATGCCTATTTATCATGTGATTGACCAATACCCAAGTGAAATCGGCTATTTCACATTTTGGCTATCTATTGCTTGTATCTTGCTCGCTTTTTTAGAAAGTCGCAAGCGCGAATATTTGCAACGCCTGTAAAAACTATATAAAATTAATAGTGAATTATAAGATAGGGATAAGATAGAGAAAGGAAGTTCAAAAAAATGGGAATGTTTATCGTTTACTTTTTAATCGTGTTATTATTACCTTTATACGCACAAATGAAAGTGAAAAGCACATACAAAAAATTTGCGAAAGTACCAGCCGAAAAAGGGATGACTGGTGCACAAGTTGCTCGATATATTTTAGATCAACATGGATTAGCAGATGTTCGTGTAGTACCGACACAAGGGGTACTTGCGGATCACTATAACCCAACGACAAAAACAGTAGCATTATCTGAAGACAATTATTATAATTCTTCACTTGCAGGTACAGCTGTCGCAGCGCATGAGGTTGGTCACGCGATTCAACACTCAGAAGCGTATTCATTTTTAACGTTCCGTTCTAAATTAGTGCCAGTAGCAAGCTTTGCTTCAAATTTCTCTTGGATTTTTGTTATTATTGGGATGTTGGCTCAATTGTCTAATTTATTATTAATCGGTATCGTGCTATTAGCTGCAGGTGTTGTGTTCCAATTAATTACATTACCAGTGGAGTTTGATGCTTCAAAACGTGCGATGAATGAAGTCGTGGCATTAGGGATTATTAATAATACGGAAGAACGTTCAGCACGTAAAGTACTAAATGCAGCAGCAATGACTTATGTAGCAGCAGCATCTGTTGCCGTATTAGAGCTACTTCGTTTAATTTTAATTTATACAGGTATGGGGAATTCAGACGACTAATATAAAAATGGTGCTTGGCAATTTAATCTGCCAAACACCATTTTTTTTAATTTAGGGGCTGTTTTTTTTCATCAAGTGTAAAGCCTTCACCCGCTACGTCTTTTACATCCATAACAGATACGAAAGCGTGTGGGTCTATCGTATGAATGATTGATTTCAAGCGAACGAGTTCGTTTCGTCCAACAACACAATACAGCACATCACGATGCTCTTTCGTATAATGGCCATGTCCATCAAAAATTGTAATACCACGCCCCATTGATGTTGAAATGACATCGGCAATTTCCCCAGATTGTAAAGAAATAATAAAAACACCCTTAGCTGAATAAGCACCATCTTGTACAAGATCAATAACACGACCGCCTACATAAACGGCAACTAACGTATACATCATTGAATGTGCATCTAAAAATGTAAGCCAAGAAAGTAAAATAACAACAAAGTCAAAGGCAAACATTGTTTTGCCCATGCTCCAGCCGAGATATTTATTCGCTAATCGCGCTAAAATATCAACGCCACCAGTTGTTCCGCCAAAACGGAACACAATACCTAGACCGACACCGACAAAAACACCAGCAAATAACGAAACAAGTAGCAAATCCTCTTGTAGATGCATCTGGAACTCATACTTTTGGAAAATCTTCAAAAACACTGATACGCTAATTGTTCCAACAAGTGTATAAATGAATGACTTTTTGCCAAGTAAGCGCCATCCAAGGATAAACATTGGAATATTTAAAAGTAAATTCATTAATGCAGGGTCCCAATTTAGTGTAAAATATAAAATAAGTGTAATACCACTAAATCCACCTTCACCAAGTTGGTTTTGCATATTAAAATGGACAAAACCGAAACTAAAGAGTGCAGTCCCGATTAAGATTCCGACTATATTTTGTAGCTTGATTCCTTGCATTGAAAGCCTCCTAGAACATATTTAGTTTAATCAAAGCTGCGAGTAGATGAGTTGCATCTATTATGAACTTTAATGGAACAGTTCACTTTATTATGTTGTATTTTTCATATTTTGACAACATTCGATAAAAATGATTCAACTATATAGGTATCACAGAGAAAATATAATAAAGTAAAACTTCAATGCATGGAGGTTTTACTGCCGTTAAAGCGGGATAAAGTATATCTGTAATGCAAGTAGATCCGTTTAAAATAGTAATGATTGTTCATTTTATTTTGACGAAAATTTTTGTAAAAGGGAGTTATAGTTATGTCAATTAAAGTAGCCATTGCTGGAGCAAGAGGTAAAATGGGTGTAGAAGCCGTACATACAGTTATGAAAAATGATGGAATGGAACTTGTTGCCGTTTTAGATTATAAAGATGTCGGTCAAACTTTGGCCACGTTAGAACTATTTCCAAATCATTATGAAGTCCCAATTTATACGGATTTCGAACAATTAGTAGCTGACACAAAGCCAGATGTATTTGTTGATTTAACGAACCCCCATTTTGTATATGAGCATACAAAGCAGGCATTATTGAATAGTGTTCGCCCAGTTATCGGTACAACAGGATTTACAGATGATCAATTACAAGAGCTAACAAATTTATCAGTTGAAAAAGGAATAGGATGTATTGTTGCTCCTAACTTCGCAATTGGTGCCATTTTGATGATGAAATTTGCAAAAGAAGCAGCTAAGTATTTCCCAGATGTTGAAATAATTGAAATGCACCATGATCAAAAGCTCGATGCACCATCTGGAACAGGACTTAAAACCGCACAAATGATTAGTGAAGTGCGAGCTACCAAGCAACAAGGTCATTTAGATGAAAAGGAAACACATGCTGGTGCACGTGGCGCAAATTATGATGGTATGCACATTCATTCAGTGCGTCTTCCTGGTTTAGTTGCACATCAACAAGTATTATTTGGAGGAACAGGTGAATTATTAACGATACGACATGACTCCTTCAATCGTGGCAGCTTTATGGGCGGCATCGCATTTTGTATCGTAGAAGTTATGAAACGTGAAACGTTAGTATACGGGTTAGAGAACATTATTTAGAAACGAGATGAAATTTATGAAAATCGCATTAATTGCACACGATCGTAAAAAGGATAATTTAATTCAATTTGCTATTGCTTATCGAGATATTATAGCAGAACACGATTTATACGCGACAGGGACAACTGGGACAATGATTGAAGCAGAAACAGGGTTACCTATTACTAAATTCCGTTCAGGACCACTTGGTGGAGATCAACAAATTGGTGCAATGATTGCCAACAATGATATGGATATGGTCTTTTTCTTCCGTGATCCATTGACTGCACAACCACATGAACCAGATGTAATGGCACTTGTACGTTTATGTGACCTATATCATATTCCATTAGCAACGAATATGGGAACTGCTGAAATTTTACTAAAAGGTTTACAAGAAGGCTTTGTTGACTGGAGAAAAATTGAGGAAAGAAGACAATAGCGAATAGATTTTTAGTACTTTAAGAAAGGATGGAGAGACGAATGAAAAAATTAAAAATAGGTATCACATGTTACCCGACAGTTGGTGGTTCTGGTGTTATTGCAACAGAATTAGGAAAAATGTTAGCCGAAAGAGGTTATGAAATTCATTTCATTACATCAAGTGTGCCATTTCGACTGAACAAAATTTATCCAAACGTCTTTTTCCATGAAGTTGAAGTAAATAATTATTCGGTATTTCAGTATCCGCCGTATGATATTGCATTA includes these proteins:
- a CDS encoding ubiquinol-cytochrome c reductase iron-sulfur subunit, which codes for MSNNRVTRRQFLTYTITGVGGFMAAGMLMPMVRFAIDPILQNKEEGDFVPTSQKAADITAEPVKVDFSYEQTDAWYKSEVADAAWVYKEGDQIIALSPVCKHLGCTVNWNSNPDFTSQFFCACHGGRYEKNGVNVKGTPPVGPLDMYEVTEKDGFLMLGKKIANTHS
- the qcrB gene encoding menaquinol-cytochrome c reductase cytochrome b subunit; protein product: MLNKIYDWVDERLDITPIWRDIADHEVPEHVNPAHHFSAFVYCFGGLTFFITVIQILSGMFLTMYYVPDVENAWKSVYYLQNEVAFGEIVRGMHHWGASLVIVMMFLHTLRVFFTGSYKKPRELNWLVGVGIFGVMLGLGFTGYLLPWDMKALFATKVGIEIAASVPYLGDIIKVLLAGDSTILGAQTLTRFFAIHVFFLPAVLFALLAVHFIMIRKQGISGPL
- a CDS encoding menaquinol-cytochrome c reductase cytochrome b/c subunit, translated to MQRGKGMKFVGDSRIKANNRMANVPKDYTEYPGKTEAFWPDFLLKEWMVGAVFLIGYLLLTVAHPSPLEGPADPTNASYIPLPDWYFLSMYQLLKYTYASGPYNIFGLIIPGIAFITLALAPFLDTTPERRPSKRPLPVAFLLLGIAALIYTTWESVEATNWEAVKAQGVITDKDLGLLPDVEVDETSEGYEIYQAQASCIGCHGGDLAGVSGPMLLGNELTAEEVSEVIHNGRGGMPAGAFSGTEEELQVLAEFIANLKEEK
- a CDS encoding DUF1405 domain-containing protein, which produces MKPLVMQLQYILNQRAFLIILLVINVLGTIYGYYWYQGQLEMTDPKYYIFVPDSPTASLFFCLAIVGWLLGRNFKLMEVLALVTLIKYGLWAVVMNLLTLLDTGYIGWMGWMLVASHFLMAVQAVLYLPKYRFELWHVIVAAIWTLHNDVIDYLFGQMPIYHVIDQYPSEIGYFTFWLSIACILLAFLESRKREYLQRL
- a CDS encoding zinc metallopeptidase; this translates as MGMFIVYFLIVLLLPLYAQMKVKSTYKKFAKVPAEKGMTGAQVARYILDQHGLADVRVVPTQGVLADHYNPTTKTVALSEDNYYNSSLAGTAVAAHEVGHAIQHSEAYSFLTFRSKLVPVASFASNFSWIFVIIGMLAQLSNLLLIGIVLLAAGVVFQLITLPVEFDASKRAMNEVVALGIINNTEERSARKVLNAAAMTYVAAASVAVLELLRLILIYTGMGNSDD
- a CDS encoding YitT family protein, which gives rise to MQGIKLQNIVGILIGTALFSFGFVHFNMQNQLGEGGFSGITLILYFTLNWDPALMNLLLNIPMFILGWRLLGKKSFIYTLVGTISVSVFLKIFQKYEFQMHLQEDLLLVSLFAGVFVGVGLGIVFRFGGTTGGVDILARLANKYLGWSMGKTMFAFDFVVILLSWLTFLDAHSMMYTLVAVYVGGRVIDLVQDGAYSAKGVFIISLQSGEIADVISTSMGRGITIFDGHGHYTKEHRDVLYCVVGRNELVRLKSIIHTIDPHAFVSVMDVKDVAGEGFTLDEKKQPLN
- the dapB gene encoding 4-hydroxy-tetrahydrodipicolinate reductase, which encodes MSIKVAIAGARGKMGVEAVHTVMKNDGMELVAVLDYKDVGQTLATLELFPNHYEVPIYTDFEQLVADTKPDVFVDLTNPHFVYEHTKQALLNSVRPVIGTTGFTDDQLQELTNLSVEKGIGCIVAPNFAIGAILMMKFAKEAAKYFPDVEIIEMHHDQKLDAPSGTGLKTAQMISEVRATKQQGHLDEKETHAGARGANYDGMHIHSVRLPGLVAHQQVLFGGTGELLTIRHDSFNRGSFMGGIAFCIVEVMKRETLVYGLENII
- the mgsA gene encoding methylglyoxal synthase, whose product is MKIALIAHDRKKDNLIQFAIAYRDIIAEHDLYATGTTGTMIEAETGLPITKFRSGPLGGDQQIGAMIANNDMDMVFFFRDPLTAQPHEPDVMALVRLCDLYHIPLATNMGTAEILLKGLQEGFVDWRKIEERRQ